Proteins encoded together in one Planctomycetaceae bacterium window:
- the mutS gene encoding DNA mismatch repair protein MutS, with protein sequence MTQQPEKLTPAMRQYDTFKKKYPDCILFFRMGDFYETFYKDAQICSQVCGLTLTSRSKGENPVPLAGMPFHAVDSYLKKMIKAGYKVAVCEQIENPKFAQGVVKRDVIRIITPGTLTDDMLLEEKQNNFLCAVGLNSKTAAISWVDISTGQFFARTIPESAVVDEILRIAPAECILPDARGELFSEEIKKLASQIERCGSTAITYRPSWYFEPYDAFKRLTGHFNTRTLEGFGIKDDSSIISPAGAIIEYLKETQKTALGHISGIKLVEQKKYLQIDQVTLRSLEVLSTIRGGKGSLVETIDRTLTGMGGRMFRQWICMPLCDLGAIELRQDGVEELIDKKSSLEEIRGILKKFADLERIVARISTLRAGPRDMLALAQSLKKAEPLKQNIAGLSSDIFIRLAKNCDTMQEFAALLESAIEPECPTHLRDGGVIKAGFNAELDELKNISKDARSFLAQYQQREIERTGIANLKVGFNSVFGYYIEISNSNSDKAPADYVRKQTIKNAERYITDELKKYEEKILTAGEKSLELEQKIFEQLRVQCCGFIQKIMALAEIVATIDCISAFSHLAVSHGYTRPKMTNGKELVIVDGKHPVLADILGSEFVPNDVELGSGNKDGSTSLTTGDVMIITGPNMSGKSTFIRQTALLVLLAQTGSFIPAKQAVIGLADRIFTRVGASDEIVRGQSTFMVEMTETANIVNNATDKSLVILDEVGRGTSTYDGLSLAWAITEHIANHLKCRTLFATHYHELTALAELLVNVKNCNVAVREWMDEVVFLHKIVAGGTDKSYGIHVAKLAGIPKTILERSKEILAELENTFQKEAGGEKLTKQRTKEPQEGMLFDQKEKDVLERIKSLDVNNLTPIQAINLLTEIREFLKKQ encoded by the coding sequence ATGACACAACAACCGGAAAAATTAACGCCTGCGATGAGGCAATACGATACGTTCAAGAAGAAGTATCCCGACTGTATTTTGTTTTTCAGGATGGGAGATTTCTATGAGACATTCTATAAAGACGCGCAAATCTGTTCGCAGGTCTGCGGGCTTACACTAACCAGCAGAAGCAAAGGCGAAAATCCTGTTCCGCTGGCGGGGATGCCTTTTCACGCGGTTGACAGCTATCTGAAGAAAATGATTAAAGCAGGCTACAAAGTGGCCGTCTGCGAACAAATCGAAAATCCAAAATTTGCACAGGGTGTTGTAAAACGTGATGTCATTCGAATCATTACGCCCGGCACGCTGACCGATGATATGCTGCTGGAGGAAAAGCAAAATAATTTTCTCTGCGCGGTTGGACTCAATTCCAAAACCGCAGCAATAAGCTGGGTTGATATTTCGACAGGGCAATTTTTCGCGCGGACGATTCCGGAAAGTGCGGTAGTAGATGAAATTTTAAGAATTGCGCCTGCGGAATGTATTTTGCCGGATGCACGCGGCGAACTTTTCAGCGAAGAAATAAAAAAACTCGCCTCGCAAATCGAACGCTGCGGCAGTACCGCGATAACTTACCGGCCAAGCTGGTATTTTGAGCCTTACGACGCTTTTAAACGGCTCACCGGACATTTTAATACAAGGACGCTCGAAGGCTTCGGCATAAAAGACGACAGCAGTATCATAAGTCCTGCCGGTGCGATTATCGAATATCTCAAAGAAACGCAAAAGACCGCGCTGGGGCATATTTCAGGTATAAAATTAGTCGAGCAGAAAAAATATCTGCAAATCGACCAGGTAACGCTGCGGAGTCTTGAGGTGCTTTCAACAATCCGCGGCGGAAAAGGCTCGCTTGTCGAGACGATTGACCGGACGCTGACGGGAATGGGCGGCAGGATGTTTCGGCAGTGGATTTGTATGCCTTTGTGCGATTTGGGTGCAATCGAACTGCGGCAGGACGGCGTTGAAGAATTAATCGATAAGAAAAGTTCGCTCGAAGAAATACGCGGGATTTTGAAAAAATTCGCAGACCTCGAAAGAATCGTCGCGCGAATCAGTACGCTGCGGGCAGGGCCGCGGGATATGCTCGCTCTTGCGCAGAGTTTGAAAAAAGCAGAGCCATTAAAGCAAAACATCGCGGGTTTGAGTTCCGATATTTTTATCCGGCTTGCGAAAAACTGCGATACGATGCAGGAGTTTGCGGCGTTACTCGAATCCGCAATCGAGCCGGAGTGTCCGACGCATTTGCGCGACGGAGGCGTTATAAAAGCAGGATTCAACGCCGAACTTGACGAGCTTAAAAATATTTCAAAAGATGCCAGGTCGTTTCTTGCGCAGTATCAGCAGCGGGAAATTGAACGCACAGGCATTGCCAATCTCAAAGTCGGGTTCAACAGCGTTTTTGGATATTATATCGAAATATCAAATTCTAATTCCGATAAAGCGCCTGCCGATTATGTTCGCAAACAGACAATCAAAAACGCCGAGCGGTACATTACCGATGAATTGAAAAAATACGAAGAGAAAATTTTAACCGCAGGCGAGAAAAGTCTTGAGTTAGAACAGAAAATTTTCGAGCAGCTTCGCGTGCAGTGCTGCGGATTTATTCAGAAGATTATGGCATTGGCGGAAATTGTCGCGACTATCGACTGTATTTCAGCCTTTTCGCATCTGGCGGTTTCTCACGGTTATACGCGGCCTAAAATGACAAACGGCAAAGAGCTGGTTATCGTTGACGGTAAGCATCCGGTGCTTGCGGATATTCTTGGCAGCGAGTTTGTGCCGAATGACGTAGAACTTGGAAGTGGTAATAAAGATGGTTCGACTTCGCTCACCACAGGCGATGTTATGATTATCACCGGCCCGAATATGAGCGGTAAAAGCACTTTCATTCGGCAGACCGCATTACTTGTTTTGCTTGCGCAGACGGGAAGTTTTATTCCGGCAAAGCAGGCGGTAATCGGTTTGGCTGACAGGATATTTACACGTGTCGGCGCTTCGGATGAAATCGTGCGCGGGCAATCGACGTTTATGGTTGAGATGACTGAAACAGCCAATATCGTAAATAATGCGACGGATAAATCATTAGTCATTCTCGATGAGGTTGGCAGAGGCACGAGCACATATGACGGGCTTTCACTTGCCTGGGCGATCACCGAACATATCGCAAATCATCTCAAATGCAGGACGCTGTTCGCGACGCATTATCACGAATTGACGGCTCTTGCGGAACTTTTGGTCAATGTCAAAAACTGCAACGTAGCCGTTCGTGAATGGATGGACGAAGTTGTGTTCCTGCACAAAATTGTCGCAGGCGGAACTGATAAGAGCTACGGTATTCACGTGGCGAAACTTGCGGGTATTCCGAAAACTATCCTCGAACGCAGTAAGGAAATTCTGGCAGAACTCGAAAATACCTTCCAAAAAGAGGCCGGCGGCGAAAAACTAACAAAACAGCGGACAAAAGAACCGCAAGAGGGTATGCTTTTCGACCAGAAAGAGAAAGATGTACTCGAAAGAATCAAGAGCCTTGATGTAAATAATCTCACGCCGATTCAGGCGATTAATTTGCTGACGGAAATCAGGGAATTTCTCAAAAAACAATAA
- a CDS encoding PEP-CTERM sorting domain-containing protein: MKKALCLLVIFLSASFSFGTVVISCQDLGNHIVQLSYDASSESSLVRAFALNIYASDGVFLAIGNYHTGESTASNPGYGIYPATINIGPDGTVIDFGDPLADPMDPGSSGGIGTNGITLEFGSGYYDDENAPLASGVLCTFTVSEDCTISLAEEDTYRGGVVLEDGTQVQAVCYGCEVIPEPATICLIGMGAALLRRKRM; the protein is encoded by the coding sequence TTGAAGAAGGCACTTTGTTTACTTGTCATTTTTTTGTCAGCATCATTTTCATTTGGTACGGTAGTCATTTCCTGTCAGGATCTCGGAAATCACATTGTACAGTTAAGCTACGACGCATCAAGCGAATCTTCACTTGTTCGGGCTTTTGCGCTAAATATTTATGCAAGTGATGGTGTTTTTCTGGCAATTGGTAATTATCATACCGGTGAATCTACGGCATCGAATCCGGGATATGGGATTTATCCGGCAACAATAAATATTGGTCCCGATGGAACTGTGATAGATTTTGGTGATCCTTTGGCTGATCCTATGGATCCAGGCTCATCAGGCGGTATAGGCACAAATGGCATTACGCTTGAATTTGGTTCGGGGTATTATGATGACGAAAATGCTCCACTGGCAAGCGGTGTTTTGTGTACATTTACAGTGTCAGAAGATTGCACGATTTCGCTTGCGGAAGAAGATACTTATCGCGGTGGAGTTGTCCTTGAAGATGGAACGCAGGTACAGGCAGTTTGTTATGGCTGTGAGGTTATACCGGAACCAGCAACAATTTGCTTGATTGGTATGGGTGCTGCTTTGCTGCGAAGAAAAAGAATGTAA
- a CDS encoding 50S ribosome-binding GTPase, producing the protein MERDSFVLAGVMTAKGAAAISGVQVVGEGANEVIHKIFKCSASAYKIGSVLHGNICDGDKIIDEVIIGCEGENSFSINCHGNPIIVENILELLKKHGAKIVDAQEIIAYHACKKHDGNTIAIESEIAIAQAATLDGAKIIQHQTKMGLKQTAEWFAKHIDVMSLEDIKAGAEQILADSKIASYFINGAKIVLAGPPNSGKSTLFNYLCGKEKAIVADIAGTTRDWLSAKIRLKNIQAEIFDTAGLDAALSQKNIIDAESQKRTAELVKNADLVLYIKDGNGLIADYTDFAEKVIFCINKCDLAMDVLADGFKISAKTGSGIKELINEIETSLGVVEFDLKKTVCFTDRQVKIVEQISVSENKEGIKQLIASLLKSSFK; encoded by the coding sequence ATGGAAAGAGATTCTTTTGTACTTGCGGGGGTGATGACGGCAAAGGGCGCTGCCGCGATTTCAGGTGTTCAGGTTGTGGGCGAAGGCGCGAATGAGGTAATTCATAAGATTTTCAAATGTTCTGCTTCTGCGTACAAAATCGGCAGCGTCCTGCACGGCAATATCTGTGACGGCGATAAGATTATCGATGAAGTAATAATCGGCTGCGAAGGGGAAAATTCATTCAGCATTAACTGCCACGGCAATCCTATCATCGTCGAGAACATTTTAGAACTGCTGAAAAAGCACGGTGCGAAAATCGTCGATGCGCAGGAGATTATCGCGTATCATGCGTGCAAAAAACACGACGGCAACACAATCGCAATCGAATCTGAAATTGCAATCGCACAGGCGGCAACGCTTGACGGTGCGAAAATAATTCAGCATCAAACGAAAATGGGATTAAAACAAACGGCGGAATGGTTTGCAAAACATATTGATGTGATGAGTCTTGAGGATATAAAAGCAGGTGCGGAACAGATTTTGGCCGATAGTAAAATCGCATCGTATTTTATTAATGGTGCAAAAATTGTGCTCGCAGGGCCGCCCAATAGCGGGAAAAGCACGCTGTTCAATTATCTGTGCGGAAAAGAAAAAGCAATCGTGGCTGATATTGCAGGTACGACAAGAGACTGGCTTAGTGCGAAAATCAGATTGAAAAATATTCAAGCGGAAATTTTCGATACGGCAGGTCTCGACGCGGCGTTGAGTCAGAAAAATATAATCGATGCCGAATCGCAAAAACGAACGGCGGAGTTGGTAAAAAATGCGGATTTGGTTTTGTATATTAAAGACGGAAACGGTTTAATCGCAGATTACACGGATTTCGCGGAAAAAGTAATATTTTGTATTAATAAATGCGATTTGGCGATGGATGTTCTTGCGGATGGTTTTAAAATCAGCGCGAAAACCGGCAGCGGCATCAAAGAGCTTATAAACGAAATTGAAACCTCGCTTGGTGTTGTAGAGTTCGACTTGAAAAAGACCGTCTGCTTTACCGATAGGCAGGTAAAAATAGTTGAGCAAATCTCCGTATCGGAAAATAAAGAGGGAATAAAACAATTAATAGCCTCGTTGCTCAAAAGTTCTTTTAAATAA
- a CDS encoding type III pantothenate kinase, translated as MNVIAIDIGNTNITAALFLEDIEAGIEKTSGEKTEELTAVLENFWNRVPFVKAGKDKDKKRDARIVIASVNPKWTEVVKQIAQEKLDEKALEIGLGKDIPLPMGLDVDKPEAVGVDRVMAAFAAYCVVEDSVIVADFGTAVTIDAVNDKGIFLGGVILPGFDIAADGLNRHTAQLPKIEKVKAPQKPYGRNTEEAINNGLYYSAIGAIEVVTRLYSEQLGKWPQTVVTGGNMEIIRSGCDFVDSFVDDLVVKGIVLSFKKYIGEKM; from the coding sequence ATGAACGTTATTGCAATAGACATTGGTAATACAAATATAACAGCGGCATTGTTTCTGGAGGATATCGAAGCGGGTATTGAAAAGACCAGCGGCGAAAAAACTGAAGAACTGACTGCGGTTTTGGAGAATTTCTGGAATCGCGTGCCGTTTGTTAAGGCGGGAAAAGATAAGGATAAGAAACGTGATGCGCGTATTGTTATCGCAAGCGTTAATCCGAAATGGACTGAAGTTGTTAAGCAAATCGCGCAGGAAAAGTTAGACGAAAAAGCGCTCGAAATCGGACTGGGCAAAGATATTCCGCTGCCGATGGGGCTGGATGTTGATAAGCCCGAAGCGGTTGGTGTTGACAGAGTAATGGCGGCGTTCGCGGCGTATTGTGTTGTCGAAGATTCGGTTATTGTTGCGGATTTCGGTACGGCGGTAACAATCGACGCGGTCAATGATAAAGGCATTTTTCTCGGCGGTGTGATTTTGCCGGGGTTCGATATCGCTGCCGATGGGCTGAACAGGCACACGGCGCAGCTTCCGAAGATTGAAAAAGTTAAAGCTCCGCAAAAACCTTACGGCAGAAATACCGAAGAGGCAATTAATAACGGTTTGTATTATTCCGCGATTGGAGCGATTGAAGTTGTTACGAGGCTGTATTCCGAACAGCTTGGCAAATGGCCGCAGACGGTTGTTACCGGCGGAAATATGGAAATTATACGGAGCGGATGCGATTTCGTCGATTCATTTGTCGATGACCTTGTTGTAAAAGGCATTGTGCTGTCGTTCAAGAAATATATTGGCGAGAAGATGTAA